Proteins encoded within one genomic window of Desulfonatronospira thiodismutans ASO3-1:
- the gspM gene encoding type II secretion system protein GspM produces MKSWSKELINFLRDISVRGQPGSRAVLVIIMLVLMFLAGGRYLVQVYQDRATSLQDRIQSREMHYFNLTRLVAGGEHNRREFEMLQVFFNEELDPRFIQAPTAALAEARLQDLVSDMAGASGLEIMSIRMLPRTDDGVVSEMALGISARGEIDSIKDFLWRISSHEQFVFARRVEISIINPRERRHFNLDCQLAAWSRP; encoded by the coding sequence ATGAAGTCCTGGAGCAAAGAGCTGATCAATTTTTTGAGGGATATTTCCGTGCGCGGGCAGCCAGGTTCCAGGGCAGTACTGGTGATCATAATGCTGGTACTGATGTTTCTGGCCGGGGGCAGATATCTTGTGCAGGTTTACCAGGATCGGGCCACCTCCCTGCAGGACAGGATCCAGAGCCGGGAGATGCATTATTTCAACCTGACCCGGCTTGTTGCCGGAGGTGAACACAACAGACGGGAGTTTGAGATGTTGCAGGTATTTTTCAATGAAGAGCTGGACCCGAGGTTTATTCAGGCCCCTACTGCGGCCCTGGCCGAGGCCAGGCTGCAGGACCTGGTGAGCGATATGGCCGGTGCAAGCGGTCTGGAAATCATGAGTATCAGAATGCTGCCCAGGACGGATGACGGGGTGGTCAGTGAAATGGCTCTGGGCATAAGCGCCAGGGGAGAAATAGACTCCATCAAAGATTTTTTGTGGCGTATCTCCTCCCATGAGCAGTTTGTTTTCGCCCGCCGGGTGGAGATAAGCATCATCAATCCAAGGGAGAGAAGGCATTTTAACCTTGACTGCCAGCTTGCGGCCTGGAGCAGACCGTGA
- a CDS encoding PilN domain-containing protein, whose translation MLEKLLAPFCTWESIIFVLPDRVLVRRAGRGLPGRIAGVFEQEYDLGPEGDLSTVLSLARTSMPSGSAGLCMLGLPLRHFSLASFTLPAAAARNLDEAVRYALMRHLPYDPEAARITYQSREDGERLDIFTLAIPDKALSAFLKAAASAGMTVQEVFPSLLYWARKKGEGIYVSLSAGYSEILVHSGARGFLHTWAEDEDLFVQEAEKLLSSMPHLPADLYLWGARDDAGAILDRMGLKPGKAVALNLAHVRDDHGDKFLQGISIDVLPLKIRRQQKMATYLAVIGLAFFLLAVAFWPLGGYLGHKRYLAGLEQKIAETAHMAQEQRELAEKNLELKEKITALVNRQKAYPQALEILAEVTRVVPDTAWLSSFACFETQVDIQGEADSATAVLEAMEDSFLFSRVRFSAPVTRTGERDRFSLEAVVSP comes from the coding sequence TTGCTGGAAAAGTTGCTTGCTCCTTTTTGCACCTGGGAGAGCATTATTTTCGTACTTCCGGACAGGGTCCTGGTGCGCAGGGCGGGCAGGGGGCTGCCCGGGCGTATTGCCGGGGTATTTGAACAGGAATATGATCTGGGTCCTGAAGGCGACCTGTCCACTGTTTTAAGCCTGGCCCGAACTTCCATGCCCTCCGGTTCCGCAGGTTTATGCATGCTGGGACTGCCCCTCAGGCATTTCTCCCTGGCCTCTTTTACCCTGCCCGCAGCGGCTGCCCGGAATCTGGACGAAGCGGTCAGATACGCCCTGATGCGTCATCTGCCCTATGATCCAGAAGCTGCCCGAATCACTTATCAAAGCAGGGAAGACGGGGAGCGCCTGGATATTTTCACCCTGGCCATACCTGATAAGGCCCTGTCTGCCTTTTTGAAGGCTGCTGCTTCAGCCGGGATGACAGTTCAGGAGGTTTTCCCTTCTCTTCTTTACTGGGCCCGGAAAAAAGGCGAGGGCATCTACGTCAGTCTGAGCGCCGGCTACAGTGAAATCCTGGTGCACTCCGGGGCAAGGGGCTTTCTGCATACCTGGGCAGAGGATGAAGATTTGTTTGTTCAGGAGGCCGAAAAACTTTTAAGCAGCATGCCCCATCTACCCGCCGATCTTTACTTGTGGGGGGCACGCGATGATGCAGGGGCAATCCTTGACCGCATGGGCCTGAAACCCGGGAAGGCTGTTGCCCTGAATCTGGCCCATGTCCGGGATGATCATGGGGATAAATTTCTGCAGGGCATAAGTATTGACGTGTTGCCTCTAAAGATACGCAGGCAGCAAAAAATGGCAACATACCTGGCAGTTATCGGGCTTGCATTTTTCCTGCTTGCCGTGGCTTTCTGGCCTCTGGGCGGGTATTTGGGCCATAAGAGATATCTGGCCGGACTGGAACAGAAAATCGCGGAAACAGCCCACATGGCGCAGGAACAAAGAGAACTGGCAGAGAAAAATCTGGAGCTTAAGGAAAAAATCACAGCCCTGGTCAACAGGCAAAAAGCCTATCCCCAGGCGTTGGAGATACTGGCGGAAGTTACCCGGGTAGTTCCGGATACGGCCTGGCTGTCATCATTTGCCTGTTTTGAAACCCAGGTGGACATTCAGGGAGAAGCTGATTCGGCCACGGCAGTCCTGGAGGCCATGGAAGACTCTTTTCTTTTCAGCAGGGTCAGGTTCAGTGCTCCGGTAACTAGGACAGGGGAAAGAGACAGGTTTTCCCTGGAGGCCGTGGTATCTCCATGA